One window of the Bartonella bacilliformis KC583 genome contains the following:
- the fumC gene encoding class II fumarate hydratase produces the protein MVKTRQEMDSFGAISVPQDRYWGAQTERSLHHFNIGTEKQPLSLIYALSLIKKAAALVNMQKGKLEKKIGEAIILAADEVLAGAFDTHFPLSVWQTGSGTQSNMNVNEVIANHASVLLGGKLGSKSPVHPNDHVNMSQSSNDSFPTALHIATALQTHQHLLPILDTLIGDIQKKETEFSDIIKIGRTHTQDATPLTLGQEFSGYRAALEANRHRIAMALTDVQTLAQGGTAVGTGLNAPQGFDVAFAETITSLTGVTFKTANNKFEALAHHGALANFHGSLNALAADLFKIANDIRFLGSGPRSGLGELSLPENEPGSSIMPGKVNPTQCEALSMVACQIFGNHTSITFAASQGHFELNTFKPIIGYNVLQSLSLLGDSMRSFSTHCIQGLRANRDHIHSLMERSLMLVTALAPEIGYEKAAEIAKTAHKNGTNLRDEALKAGVSAEIYDRFVDPKKMIHPQ, from the coding sequence ATGGTCAAAACACGTCAAGAAATGGATAGTTTTGGAGCAATTTCAGTCCCTCAAGACCGCTACTGGGGTGCTCAAACTGAGCGTTCTTTACATCATTTTAATATTGGAACAGAAAAGCAGCCCCTTTCTTTGATTTATGCTTTAAGCCTTATTAAAAAGGCAGCAGCTCTCGTAAATATGCAAAAAGGAAAACTCGAGAAAAAGATAGGAGAAGCAATTATCCTTGCTGCTGATGAAGTGCTTGCTGGTGCATTCGATACACATTTCCCACTCTCAGTCTGGCAAACAGGTTCTGGAACGCAGAGCAATATGAATGTCAATGAAGTGATTGCCAACCACGCCAGCGTCCTTTTGGGAGGGAAACTTGGCAGTAAATCGCCTGTTCACCCCAATGATCACGTTAATATGAGCCAATCCTCAAATGACTCCTTCCCAACAGCTCTCCATATCGCTACCGCACTGCAAACACACCAACATCTCCTTCCAATTCTTGACACTCTTATCGGTGACATCCAAAAAAAGGAAACTGAATTTTCAGACATTATTAAAATTGGGCGTACCCATACGCAAGACGCAACGCCCCTTACACTGGGGCAAGAATTTTCAGGCTATCGGGCCGCGCTTGAAGCAAACCGCCATCGTATTGCAATGGCTTTGACTGATGTCCAAACCCTTGCGCAAGGTGGCACGGCTGTTGGAACCGGTCTTAATGCACCACAAGGTTTTGATGTTGCCTTTGCTGAAACAATTACTTCTCTCACAGGTGTGACCTTTAAAACTGCTAACAATAAATTTGAAGCCCTCGCACACCATGGAGCCCTTGCAAATTTTCACGGCAGCCTCAATGCATTAGCAGCAGATCTGTTTAAAATTGCCAATGACATTCGCTTCTTAGGATCAGGACCGCGTTCAGGATTAGGCGAACTTAGTCTCCCAGAAAATGAACCTGGGTCTTCTATCATGCCAGGAAAAGTTAATCCTACACAATGTGAAGCCTTGAGCATGGTTGCATGCCAAATCTTTGGTAATCATACCAGTATAACGTTTGCAGCTAGCCAAGGTCATTTTGAGCTCAACACCTTTAAACCGATCATCGGTTATAATGTTTTACAGTCGCTTTCTCTCTTAGGAGATTCTATGCGATCCTTTAGCACGCATTGTATTCAAGGACTGCGCGCCAACCGAGACCATATCCATTCTCTTATGGAACGCTCTCTCATGTTAGTGACAGCATTGGCTCCGGAAATTGGCTATGAAAAAGCAGCTGAAATCGCTAAAACAGCTCATAAAAATGGCACAAATTTACGTGATGAAGCCTTGAAAGCAGGTGTCTCTGCTGAAATTTATGACCGGTTCGTCGATCCTAAAAAGATGATCCACCCACAATAA
- a CDS encoding alpha-D-glucose phosphate-specific phosphoglucomutase: MNVKTIETTPFDDQKLGTSGLRKKVSVFQQPHYVENFIQSIFNTVGSLEGQVLILGGDGRYLNHTLIQRILQMAAAHGVGCVKVGKGGLLSTPAASHLIRKYNAQGGIILSASHNLGGPEGDCGIKYNIANGGPAPNAVCEAIFAASQRLSSYKIIEAPEIDLETKGHSFIGSMQVEIIDPVADYHTLMQEIFDFDCIAQAVAEGLTLRFDAMHAVTGPYAKEIFEKSLGFPQGTVVNGTPLPNFGGKHPDPNLIHAKDLYDLLLSDHGPDLGAASDGDGDRNLIIGRHQFINPSDSLAIMADQAHLIKGYRHGITGIARSMPTGRAVDRVAEQKGVPCFETPTGWKFFGTLLDSGKVTFCGEESFGTGSNHVREKDGLWAVLFWLNLLAVTKKSAAHIVQQHWRCYGRFYYSRYDYEDVETQKAEAMIEDLRAHLPQAGTQIAGFTVEKADDFSYHDPIDHSVNTQQGVRVFFDNGARLVVRLSGTGTAGATVRLYLEQYEGNPQYHAQECQKVLQPLFVAALEMLKINHYLGRERPDIVT; the protein is encoded by the coding sequence ATGAATGTTAAAACTATAGAGACAACACCTTTTGATGATCAGAAGCTAGGAACATCTGGTTTGCGCAAAAAGGTATCGGTTTTTCAACAACCCCATTATGTTGAAAATTTTATTCAATCCATTTTTAACACTGTTGGGTCTCTTGAAGGGCAAGTTTTGATCCTTGGTGGCGATGGACGCTATTTGAATCACACTTTAATTCAGCGTATATTGCAAATGGCTGCAGCTCATGGTGTGGGGTGTGTTAAGGTTGGCAAAGGGGGGCTCTTGTCAACGCCTGCTGCATCACATCTTATTCGCAAATATAATGCTCAAGGTGGCATTATTCTTTCAGCAAGTCATAATCTTGGTGGACCAGAGGGGGATTGTGGCATCAAGTATAATATTGCCAATGGTGGTCCAGCTCCCAATGCCGTGTGTGAGGCTATTTTTGCAGCATCGCAGCGTCTTTCTTCTTATAAAATAATCGAGGCTCCAGAGATTGATTTGGAAACAAAAGGGCATAGCTTTATTGGTTCTATGCAAGTCGAGATTATTGATCCTGTTGCGGATTATCATACTTTAATGCAGGAGATTTTTGATTTTGATTGTATTGCACAGGCCGTGGCGGAAGGGTTAACTTTGCGATTTGATGCTATGCATGCTGTGACAGGCCCTTATGCAAAAGAGATTTTTGAAAAATCTTTGGGTTTCCCTCAGGGGACAGTGGTTAATGGTACACCTTTACCCAATTTTGGTGGAAAGCACCCAGACCCTAATTTAATTCATGCGAAGGATCTTTACGACTTATTGCTTTCTGATCATGGACCTGATCTTGGTGCAGCTTCGGATGGTGATGGAGATCGTAATCTTATTATCGGTCGCCACCAATTTATTAACCCTTCAGATTCCCTTGCCATTATGGCGGATCAGGCGCATCTGATTAAAGGATATCGCCACGGTATCACGGGGATTGCACGCTCTATGCCAACGGGGCGTGCAGTAGATCGGGTGGCGGAACAAAAAGGGGTGCCGTGTTTTGAAACACCAACAGGGTGGAAATTTTTTGGCACATTGTTAGATTCTGGCAAAGTGACCTTTTGTGGTGAAGAAAGCTTTGGAACGGGGTCAAACCATGTGCGTGAAAAAGATGGTTTGTGGGCTGTATTATTTTGGTTAAATCTTTTGGCGGTGACAAAGAAAAGTGCAGCGCATATTGTGCAGCAGCATTGGCGCTGTTATGGGCGCTTTTATTATTCGCGCTATGATTATGAAGATGTTGAAACGCAAAAAGCTGAAGCAATGATAGAAGATTTGCGTGCTCATCTTCCTCAGGCAGGAACGCAGATCGCTGGATTTACAGTCGAAAAAGCGGATGATTTTTCTTATCATGACCCGATTGATCACAGTGTGAATACACAGCAAGGGGTGCGTGTATTTTTCGACAATGGCGCACGTTTGGTGGTGCGTTTATCTGGAACAGGAACTGCAGGAGCTACTGTGCGGCTTTATCTTGAGCAGTATGAAGGCAATCCTCAATATCATGCTCAAGAGTGTCAAAAAGTTCTGCAGCCGTTATTTGTCGCAGCGCTTGAAATGTTAAAAATCAACCATTATTTGGGCCGAGAACGACCTGATATTGTGACATAA
- a CDS encoding peroxiredoxin: MVRRKIPNVTFHTRVRDESIGGENPYRWQDVNSDAYFKGKRVILFSLPGAFTPTCSNFQLPDFEKLYDDFKKIGIDDIYCLSVNDTFVMNAWGKKQGIKNVKLIPDGSGEFTRKMGMLVEKTNIGFGMRSWRYAAVINDGLIEHWFEEEGFADNCGTDPYEVSSPQHVLKVLQNS; encoded by the coding sequence ATGGTTAGAAGAAAAATTCCTAACGTAACGTTCCACACACGCGTACGTGATGAATCGATAGGCGGGGAGAATCCTTATCGGTGGCAAGATGTCAACAGCGATGCTTATTTCAAAGGAAAGCGCGTGATACTCTTTTCTCTCCCAGGAGCGTTTACGCCTACTTGTTCAAACTTTCAGCTCCCTGACTTTGAAAAACTTTATGATGACTTTAAAAAAATCGGTATTGATGACATTTACTGCCTTTCTGTAAATGACACCTTTGTGATGAACGCTTGGGGAAAAAAGCAAGGCATAAAAAATGTGAAATTGATCCCTGATGGTTCTGGTGAATTTACACGAAAAATGGGCATGCTCGTTGAAAAAACCAATATTGGCTTTGGCATGCGGTCATGGCGTTATGCTGCTGTTATTAATGATGGTCTCATTGAACACTGGTTCGAAGAAGAAGGCTTCGCAGACAATTGCGGAACAGATCCTTATGAAGTCTCTTCACCACAACATGTTTTAAAAGTGTTGCAAAATTCATAA
- the hisS gene encoding histidine--tRNA ligase codes for MSKKEEKTKVRLPRGFVDRTSAQLHALETMIAQIHEVYESYGFEALETPIFEYTDVLGKFLPDSDRPNAGVFSLQDEDEQWMSLRYDLTAPLARYFAENFEILPKPYRSYRSGFVFRNEKPGPGRFRQFMQLDADIVGSSTVAADAEICMMAADSLERLGIQRHDYVIRLSNRKILDGVLELIGLQGDEQAEKRLTILRAIDKFDKFGMEGVRLLLGKGRLDESGDFTKGAGLSQQESEPILSLISVGAETAEATLDNLKNIVGHTIRGLEGIHELEEMQTIFSKNGYQDRIKIDPSVVRGLDYYTGPVFEAELLFDVLNEEGQKVVFGSVGGGGRYDGLVARFRDEAVPATGFSVGVSRLMAALHNLGKCPVKKTVGPVVVLMMDKDPEYVAYYQKMVMQLRHAGIRSELYLGAAGIKAQMKYADRRHAPCVVIQGASERQEGKVQIKDLIEGARLSAEIKDNQTWRESRPAQIMVDENQLVQAVQEILVAHQFL; via the coding sequence ATGTCAAAAAAAGAAGAAAAAACAAAAGTCCGTTTACCGCGCGGTTTTGTTGATCGCACAAGTGCACAGTTGCATGCTTTGGAAACAATGATCGCGCAAATTCACGAAGTTTATGAGTCCTATGGATTTGAAGCACTTGAAACACCTATTTTTGAATATACGGATGTTTTAGGGAAATTTTTGCCCGATTCAGATCGCCCCAATGCTGGTGTTTTTTCTTTGCAAGATGAAGATGAACAATGGATGTCTTTACGCTATGATTTGACAGCACCTCTTGCGCGCTATTTTGCTGAAAATTTTGAAATTTTACCAAAGCCTTATCGCAGTTATCGTTCTGGTTTTGTTTTTCGTAATGAAAAACCAGGGCCAGGGCGTTTTAGGCAATTTATGCAATTGGATGCTGATATTGTTGGCTCATCAACAGTTGCAGCGGATGCTGAGATTTGCATGATGGCAGCCGATAGCTTGGAACGATTAGGTATTCAACGTCATGATTATGTTATTCGTTTGAGTAATCGGAAAATTCTTGACGGTGTTTTAGAGCTGATTGGTTTGCAGGGAGATGAACAAGCTGAGAAACGCTTAACTATTCTTAGAGCAATTGATAAGTTCGATAAATTTGGCATGGAAGGTGTGCGTCTGCTTTTAGGCAAAGGCCGTCTAGATGAAAGTGGGGATTTCACAAAAGGAGCAGGCTTAAGTCAGCAAGAAAGCGAGCCTATCCTTTCTTTAATTTCTGTTGGTGCTGAAACGGCTGAAGCGACATTGGATAATCTTAAAAACATTGTGGGCCACACAATTCGCGGGTTAGAAGGGATCCATGAGTTAGAAGAAATGCAGACTATTTTTAGCAAAAATGGCTATCAAGATCGCATCAAGATCGACCCTTCAGTGGTACGTGGGTTGGATTATTATACAGGGCCTGTGTTTGAAGCCGAACTGCTTTTTGATGTTCTCAATGAAGAAGGCCAAAAAGTTGTCTTTGGCTCTGTGGGTGGCGGGGGACGTTATGATGGATTAGTTGCACGTTTTCGCGATGAAGCTGTCCCTGCAACTGGTTTTTCTGTGGGCGTATCGCGTTTGATGGCAGCTTTACACAATCTGGGAAAATGTCCTGTTAAAAAAACAGTAGGCCCAGTTGTGGTTTTGATGATGGATAAAGACCCTGAATATGTGGCGTATTATCAAAAGATGGTGATGCAGTTGCGCCATGCCGGCATTCGTTCTGAATTATATCTCGGGGCTGCAGGCATAAAGGCGCAAATGAAATATGCAGATCGGCGTCATGCCCCCTGTGTGGTGATCCAAGGGGCATCTGAGCGCCAGGAGGGTAAAGTTCAGATTAAAGATCTGATTGAAGGAGCTCGTTTATCTGCAGAAATTAAAGATAATCAAACATGGCGAGAAAGCCGCCCAGCGCAAATAATGGTTGATGAAAATCAACTGGTGCAAGCGGTTCAAGAGATTTTGGTTGCTCATCAATTCTTATAA
- a CDS encoding DUF1561 family protein, whose translation MELKLLLFFFILLQTLHISVAAPIPSSPIQPPTDTAHDEAIRVRVHTGYEYCYTPTFVNGESYVYLNRCSSSRAPSARYDVFQRIAWNVNNVWLCMTAPSSVTGIDGKSTEDWDYLLLRPCVINDANQRWIIKENALYTADKKFRVKDYKWYAYISKNSGDYYDHTLIGMDKWANTVAPPVNLNTKTFLGWNFISSPTQTRYYVTDDGSRAELFDLYYNPENGHLARYFPSSGAMSCMVSQQAQSESWDWVRWLSCKETISHNTEDKDIGFWDISQLNGNEGPILDYLGNLLRLTQYGSNWGFPYTATSDYITKQESQYNHPTSDFIFEYDIERWNRFVNGNLGDTLTYCPAPGTKKNVTQTAHIREKRSLPPSFELTEEWKERLWQIARSNVHGTTPRIAYCGPCMLQTLQMLAELQTRYPRGPLPDGAGYFFNTAPNRNLFISFHARFPLLAERLRSTENYINVPLHTGESDYTRTTRIGRSAALILLPNYDWRPSAVARTREEMRSIIQNMLTAPSGTLWYLAMVRTSSTGTSGHAQPILRTRDGLVLIPTNTVGTTFEQYLQRLTPITTVEGVLNDLTRGGALILNSLATTQMALRYEIPLDFYLSQRDCTGEGDGRRGSGLFPRAALFNQCLSGRCAIQ comes from the coding sequence ATGGAATTGAAGCTGTTGTTATTTTTTTTTATTTTATTACAGACGCTTCATATTTCTGTTGCGGCTCCCATTCCTTCTTCTCCCATTCAACCCCCTACTGATACCGCTCATGATGAAGCTATTCGTGTCCGGGTTCATACAGGATATGAATATTGTTATACGCCAACATTTGTAAATGGTGAAAGCTATGTTTACCTTAACCGTTGTTCTTCTTCCAGGGCTCCATCTGCTCGATATGATGTCTTTCAACGAATAGCTTGGAATGTGAATAATGTTTGGCTATGTATGACGGCTCCTAGCTCTGTAACAGGCATTGATGGAAAGTCTACAGAAGATTGGGATTATCTCTTATTAAGACCTTGTGTCATCAATGATGCTAATCAACGCTGGATCATTAAAGAAAATGCTTTGTATACAGCTGATAAAAAATTCCGGGTTAAAGATTACAAATGGTACGCTTATATTTCAAAAAACTCAGGCGATTACTATGATCATACCCTTATCGGGATGGATAAGTGGGCAAACACTGTAGCTCCTCCTGTGAACCTTAATACAAAAACTTTCTTAGGTTGGAACTTTATCAGTAGTCCTACCCAGACTAGATATTATGTTACAGACGATGGATCTCGAGCAGAACTATTTGATCTTTATTATAATCCAGAAAATGGTCACCTTGCTCGGTATTTTCCTTCCTCTGGAGCAATGTCTTGCATGGTTTCCCAACAAGCTCAATCAGAAAGTTGGGATTGGGTAAGGTGGTTATCATGTAAGGAAACTATTTCCCACAACACAGAAGACAAAGATATTGGTTTTTGGGATATTTCTCAGTTAAACGGAAACGAAGGTCCTATTTTGGATTATCTAGGCAATCTGTTAAGACTTACCCAATACGGCTCCAATTGGGGTTTCCCTTACACCGCTACAAGTGATTATATTACTAAACAAGAATCGCAATATAATCACCCTACCTCTGATTTTATTTTTGAGTACGACATTGAACGGTGGAACCGCTTTGTCAATGGGAATTTAGGGGATACGCTTACTTATTGCCCGGCTCCTGGAACAAAGAAGAATGTTACCCAGACGGCTCACATACGAGAAAAACGATCGTTACCTCCTAGTTTTGAACTCACTGAGGAATGGAAAGAAAGACTATGGCAGATTGCTAGAAGTAATGTTCATGGCACAACACCAAGAATTGCCTATTGCGGCCCCTGCATGCTGCAGACTTTACAAATGCTTGCTGAATTACAAACACGTTATCCAAGAGGACCTCTTCCAGATGGAGCAGGCTATTTCTTTAATACAGCTCCTAATAGAAATCTATTTATTTCCTTTCACGCAAGATTCCCTCTGCTTGCAGAAAGGCTACGTAGCACAGAAAATTATATTAATGTCCCTTTGCACACAGGAGAGAGTGACTATACACGAACAACGAGAATAGGTCGTTCAGCAGCACTCATATTATTGCCCAATTATGACTGGAGACCTTCAGCTGTTGCTAGAACACGTGAAGAGATGAGAAGCATAATTCAAAATATGCTTACTGCTCCTAGTGGCACACTTTGGTATCTTGCAATGGTGAGAACAAGCTCTACAGGAACATCTGGCCATGCTCAACCTATTTTGCGAACAAGGGATGGGCTCGTATTAATCCCTACAAATACAGTTGGAACAACTTTTGAGCAATACCTACAACGTCTTACTCCAATAACAACAGTAGAAGGAGTGTTAAATGATCTTAC